Within Kutzneria chonburiensis, the genomic segment GCCGGCGGCCCCGAACCCGAGTTCCTCGGCCGCGGCGACGAACGCCTGCGACACCTCGGACGGCTCCGGGTAGGAGATCACCCGCAGCGGGCCGCCGACGCCACGGTACTCGGAGGCGCCGCCGTCGAAGTCCTCGGAACTCCTGAAGTACGGCACCACATCCCGGTGGGACCAGCCCTCGTTGCCCAGGTAGTTCCAGTGGTCGAAGTCCAGCCGGTTGCCCCGGACGTGCATCATGGCGTTGACGGAGCTGCCGCCGCCGAGCACCTTGCCCTGCGGGACGGGAATGGTCCGTCCGTTCAGGTTCGGCTGCGGCGTGGTGACGTGCGGCCAGGTCACGTCCGCGTTGCCCCACAACGAGGTCATCGATCCGATGTCGGTACGGTGCACCGCGTCGGCGTAGTCGGGACCGCCGGCCTCCAGTACCAGGACCCGGCAGTCCGACCCGTCGACCAGGCGTCGCGCGAGGACGGACCCGGCAGTGCCCGCGCCGACGACGACGTAGTCGTAGGCGCCGTGGTTGTCCATCATGCATCCCTTCGGAACTCTCGGCCGTGCGGCGGCCGCGGCCCCACCACCGCGACCGCCAGGTATGCGCTCAGATCAGGTTCTTCTCCTCGAGGCTCGGGATGAGGTCGACCACCACGTACTCCAGGTAGGTCTTGCCCCACATCACGTGCCAGAGCGGGAACGTCGAGTCGAACTGCTCGCCGCGCTCCTGCGCGAGCCGCATCTCCAGGTCCCAGACCAGCGTGTTGAAGTCGTTCTCGCTGAACGGAAGCCCGAATCCGGCGGCCGCCGCGAGGACCTCGTGCTTGCTCCGGGCCTTGAGGCTGTCCAGCACCCCCGGCCGGCCCGCGACCGTGCGCAGGAACTCGATCACGTTGTCGGTCATGCCGCCGCCAGCCGCAGCAGTGACCGGATCTCCTTGTCGG encodes:
- a CDS encoding Nif11-like leader peptide family natural product precursor gives rise to the protein MTDNVIEFLRTVAGRPGVLDSLKARSKHEVLAAAAGFGLPFSENDFNTLVWDLEMRLAQERGEQFDSTFPLWHVMWGKTYLEYVVVDLIPSLEEKNLI